Within the Bradyrhizobium ottawaense genome, the region ATCGGGACCGGCGCCGTGGTCGCCGCCGGTGCGATCGTGACCAAGGACGTCCCGGCCTACAGCATTGTCGGCGGCAATCCGGCACGCGTCATCAAGCGGCGGTTTCCGGAACGGGTCGCCGACCGGCTGGCGGCACTCGCGTGGTGGCAATGGGACCATGAGACGCTGCGTCGAGCCCTGCCCGACTTCCGCAAGCTCGACATCGAAGGCTTTCTCGAAAAATACGAGGCGGAAGCCGTTACCGCCCGTGGACCCCTCAGACATCAAGGCGCCGCATCGTGACCGACATGTTGATTGAAGGCGGCCGGGTCTTGCTCGGCCAGGAAATTGTTGAAACCACGCTCCGGCTAGCAGGCCGCGAGATCGTTTCGGTTGGTTCAGATCACAGCCGCGGCTCGTCCGGCATCGATGCCGATGGTCTGCTGGTGCTGCCCGGAATCGTCGACCTCCATGGCGACGCCTTCGAGCGACAGATGATGCCCCGCCCCGGCGTCGACTTCCCCATCGACGTGGCGCTTGTCGACAGCGACCGCCAGGCGATCAGCAACGGCATCACCACCGTCTTTCACGCCACCACTTGGTCGTGGGAACCCGGCCTGCGCAGCGCTGACAACGCCGGGCGCCTGCTGGAAGCGATCGAGGCGATGCGGCCGCAACTTGCCGCCGACACCCGCTTCCATCTGCGCCACGAGACCTACAATCTCGATGCCGAGACCGAGATCATGGAATGGCTGGCCGAAGGGCGCGTCGACCTGTTCGCCTTCAACGACCATATGGATTCGACCGTCGCCAGCCTTGCCAAGCCGCAGAAGCGCAGCCGCATGATGGAACGCACCGGTCTTTCGGGCGAAGCCTTCGATTGCCTGGTGGAACGCGTGGTCGCCCGCGCCCATGACGTACCGGCCTCGATCGCCCGGCTGGCGCAGGCCGCGCGCGACGCCAATGTGCGGATGCTGTCACATGACGACGACAGCCCGGAGATGCGCAGGGCATTCCGGTCGCACGGCGTCGGCATCGCCGAATTTCCGGTTAACGAGGAAACCGCGCGCGAAGCGGCGAGTGCCGGCGACTTCATCGTATTCGGAGCTCCCAATGTCGTGCGCGGCGGCAGCCATACCGGCTGGACCAGGGCTTCCGACATGATCGCCAAGGGACTATGTTCGGTGCTGGCCTCCGACTATTACTATCCGGCGCCATTGCTGGCGGCATTTCGCCTCGCCGCCGATGGCGTGCTGCCTTTGGCCGAGGCCTGGCAATTGATCTCGTCCGCGCCGGCGCAAGCCGTCGGCCTGACCGATCGCGGCACGCTCGCCGCGGCGCAGCGCGCCGACATCCTGCTGGTCGACAACACGCTGCCGCTGCGGCCGCGAATCGTCGCGGTGATATCAGCCGGACGTCTGGTGCATCTGACCGAGGCCAACCGCCTCGCGCATGCGCCCGTCGCACGCAAGGCAGTTGCGGCCGCGTGACGCGGCTCTATTCTGGCACGATGGCAACTTACCCCCGTTACGCAATCTATTACGCCGACGCACCCGACAGCACGCTCGACCGCTTCGGCGCGTCGTTGCTCGGTTACGATGCCTATGGCGGCGAAGAGCTGCCGTTTCCCGACGGGGTCCCGCCGGACTGGCGCGAACTGACGCAGGATCCCCGCAAATACGGCTTTCACGCCACGCTGAAGGCCCCGATGACGCTGGCGCCAGGCCGAACCGAAGCCCAGCTTGTTGCAGCTTGCGAACTGTTTGCCGATGCGGCGCGGCCGGTCCCCCTGATCAGGCCGGTGGTCGGCTCCATCAGCGGTTTTATTGCCGTAATCCCGGCCGAACCGTCCCCCGAGCTCGAGCGATTGGCGGCCGATTGCACCCGCGCCTTCGACTTCTTCCGCGCACCGCTGACGCCGGAAGATCGTGCGCGGCGCAACCCGGCAAAGCTGACGGCGCGGCAATGTGGCTATCTGGACCGCTGGGGCTACCCTTATGTGATGGAAGAGTTTCGCTTTCACATGACGCTGACCGGGCGGCTGCCCGCCGAGCGGCGCGGCGCCGTGGTGGCGATGCTGCAAAGCCGTTTTGTCGCGATCGAGGTTGCGACGCTGGAGATCGACCGGATCGCCCTGTTCCGCCAGGACGACACAGCGTCCCGCTTTGGGATCATCGGCCACTGGCCGTTGCGCGCCAGCAGCTAAGACGCGCGGCGCGTCACACCGGCTTTTCGTCGTCCGTCACCGGCGAGGTGATCACCAGGAACACCAGATCGGTCAGCCCCGAATTCGAAATCGCGTGTTCGACGCCGGGCGGCAGGAAGATGAAGTCATGCTTGCGCACGACATGATTCTTGCCTGCAATCTCCATCAGCCCTTCGCCCTCGAGCACGTGATAGATCTGTTCCTGAACCTGATGCTTGTGGCGCGCGACATGCGCCATCGGCTGGTACATCGAGATGCGGTAATCAATGTAACGCGAGCCCGCCGTCTCCGGCATCACCAGCGGTTTCGACAGCGCGCCGCCGAAATGATTGGGGAATTCGCGCCACGGCACTTCGGCGATATTGCGAATGAAGGCGCCGTTGTTGTCTGAAGCCATGGTTGCCTCCCCTCAGATCACCAGCGCGCCGCCGTCGATATAGACGGTCGCTCCCGTCGCAAATCCGTTCGCCATGAAGCTCAGGATTTGACGCGCGATGTCCTCGCCGACACCGACGCGGCCGACCGGCAGGGACGCCGCGGTCTTGGCCAGCATGTCGCGCCGCGCTTCTTCCGGCATGGCGGCACGGATCGGCGTGTCGATGATCCCGGGCGAGACGCAATTGACGCGCACCGGCGCCAGTTCGAGCGCCAGCGCCCGCGACAGCGATTCCAGCGCGCCATTGGCGGCGCTGACGATCGCCGAATTCGGCCGCGGGCGAACACTGAGGAAACCGGAGACCAGGGTGAGCGATCCGCCGGCGCGGATTTCAGCATGCTTCGCGACCCGCCACGCGCCCCAGAATTTGCCTTCCATCGTGCCGCGCACATCCTCCATCGTCACCGTCTTGAACGGGCCGGTGCGAAGCTGCGCGGCCGTGACCACGACATGATCGACCGGACCGCTGCTGCGAAACAGGCTTGCGACGCTTTCGTCGCTGGTGACGTCGGCGGGGATAGCGATCGCGTTCAAGGCGTCGGCGGCCTTGTCGAGCCGATCGACGTTGCGGGACGCGATGATGACGTCGGCGCCCTCGCGCTTGGCCATTTCGGCGGTCGACAGCCCGATGCCGGAGGAGCCACCGACGACGACGACTTTCTTGCCTGCAAGCAACATGTGATTTCCCTTAAAGTACGATCAGACCGGCTCGTATCGTGTGCCGATCGCGGGCTTGCTTTGTCCAAGCCCGGGCAACTCCCAGATTCCGGCGCCGGCGGGATTGATATCGGCGGCAATATCGACATCGATCAGATAGGGCCTGTTGGCGGCGATGCCTCTACGGATAGCCTCGGCGAGATCAGCGGCGCGGTCGATGCGCACGCCATCGACGCCGCAGGAACGCGCCATCGCCGCGAAGTCCGGGTTGTAGCGTTGGCCGGTGATCGGATCATGGAAGTCGGTCGCGAGCTCGCGTCCGCCCATGTAGCCGCGCTGCAGCCCACGGATGGAAGCGTACGCATAGTTGTTCCATACCACCCATACGCACGGCAGGTTATATTCGACCGCGGTGCCGAGCACATTGGCTTGCATGAAAAAGGCTCCGTCGCCGCATACTGATACGCAGGGCCGGTCGGGCGCTGCGAATTTAGCGCCGAGCACGCCGGCGACACCGAAGCCCATGGAGCCGAATGCCATGCAGCCGATCATTGAATCCGGACGGCGCGGCTTGCAATAGCCGAGCAACCAGTTGTGGTGCACGCCGATGTCGCTGACCAGGATCGCGTCGTCGGGTAGTCCGCGCTGAATCTCGAATGCCGCGCGCTGTGGATTGATTGGCTGGGTGTCGTCGGTGAAGCCCGGCGCCACCAGCTTGTCCCACTCCTTGCGGTAACCTTCGATCTGAGCCAGCCATTTTTTGCGCGCTTCAGCCTTTTTGGTGAGGTCCTTGCGGCGATCGAGCTCAGCAAGGACTTGGCGCAGAAAGGTGCGGATGTCGGCCATCAGACCCAGCGCCACCGGATAGTTGCGGCCGATCTCATCCGGATCGATGTCAACGTGAATGAGCCGTGTCGGCGGGATGGTGAACGAGTAGCCCGGAATCCACGAGCTTGAAGTGCGATCGTCGAAACGCGCACCGAGCGACAGCAGCACGTCGGCTTGTCGCGTCGCGTGGTTCGCTTGATAGTGGCCACCACGCGCCACCATTCCCAGCGAGAGCGGATGCAACGTATCGATAGCGCCGAGTCCGCTCATCGAAGCCGCCACCGGAATCTGAAGACGTTCGGCAAGCTGGAGCAATTCGCCGGCCGCGCCGCCGTGGCGGATCGCCTGACCGACAAAGATAACTGGGCGTTCCGCGCCGAGCAGCATATCGACAGCCTTCACGACACTTTCTGGATCGGCACCGCAACGGCTGGAAATGTTGCCGTTCCACGCCTTCGCGTCCGGCGCTTCCTCGGCAGCCGATTCCATGAACACGTCATATGGGACATCCAGAACCACCGGTCCGGGACGGCCGGTCACCATGGTTTTCCACGCCTGCCTGACGGCAAGTGGCACCATCTCGCCACGCGTCGGCTGAAATACCCGCTTACAGATGCCGCGCACGGTCGATGGGAAATCGGCCTGGTTCTGCCGGTACATCTCCTGAAAGGCGCCGCGATTGAACTGGCTGGTCGGTACATTGCCGGTCACCGCCAGGAACGGCACCGAGTCAAGATAGGCGGTGGCGAGCGCGATCGGCAGCTGCGCCGAACCCGGACCGCAGGAGGTGAAGGTCGCAGTCACCTTGCCCGAAACGCGGTAATAGACGTCGGCCATGAAGCCGGCGACGCTTTCGTGGTGCGTCGATATTGTCTTGATGTCGGCCGAGCGCTCATAGAGCGCGTCGATGAACTGGATATTGCCGTGCCCGCACAGGCCGAACACCTGCGGCACCTTCTCCTGGATCAGGTAATCGACAATGACCTGGGCACCGTTGAGCGTATTACCCGACATCGACCACTCTCTCCCTGCTCAACGCCCCGGCCGTCGCGTCTTGAATGCGCGCGGGCGGCAATTGCTGCGACCCTATTTCCCATAATACTGTACGTCAATTGCTATTGTGGTATGCTCGTGCTGCCCGCCCGCGGCGGAACATCCCGCGGTTGATGAGCGGGGACGGTGTGAATAGAATTCGCGTCCATGGGGAGAGCTGATTCCGTGACATCGCGCACCAAGCTGAAGACCAGCGACAAGCCGGCCAGTCCACGCAAGACGTCGGTTGCGCGCCTGGTGCAATCGACCGAGCAAAACATCGACGACGATGCCGAGGACCGCGCGCGCAGCGGCGTGCAGTCGCTCGGGCGCGCGTTCGCGATCCTGGAAGAAGTCGCGCGTCACCGCGAGGGCATCGGGCTCGCCGAACTCAGCAAGCTGGTCGGCCTGCATAATTCCACCACCTTCCACCTCGCCAAGACGATGGTCTCGCTCGGCTATATGCGGCAGGAGCGCGATTCCAAGCGCTACCGCGTCGGCCGGCCGCTGTTTGCGCTCGCGGCGAGCGCGCTCGACGAGATCGAAATGGTCAATCTCGCAACGCCCGTTCTCGAGGATCTGTCGCGCGAAAGCGGCGAAAGCGGCCATTTTGCCGTGCGGATGGGCGATTCCGTGGTTGTCATCGCCCGCACCAGCGGGGCCGGCGCGTTTCAATTGACCGACCGTGTCGGCGTGGTGCGGCCGGCGCATTGCACCGCGCTTGGCAAGATCATCCTGGCCTCGCTTCGCCCCGATCAGCTAAAGCGTTTCCTCGAACGGGTCGAACTGAAGCCCTCGACCAAGAAGTCGATCACCGATCCGTCGGCGCTGCTGCGGGAAATCACCGAAATCCGGCGCGACGCGATCGCCTTTGACGACGGCGAGTTCAACGCGGAAGTGCGCTGCGTCGCGGTGCCGGTCTACAACTTCACCGGCGAGGTGATCGGCGCACTCGGCATTTCCGGCCCGATCTGGCGCATGACGGACCAGGTGCTGCAAAGCCGCGCCAAACTGGTGCAAACAGCGGCCAAACGGCTTTCCGCCGAGTTCGGCGCCAGGGACATCGCCAAATCTTCCTGAAGTCTGAAGTCCTCCTGAAGCCTGTCCAGACCATTTGACGTTCGCCTGCGACGGATTTGGCGTTGACAGGAGCCACTGCGTCCGGAAATATCCTCCAACAATAAAAAAACGTCTCTCACATTCTCGCATAAGCGGGAATCGGAGGCAGGACGTCGCGACGCGCCCCCGGGGAGGAGACCAGTCATGACCCGCTACAGCCGACGTATGTTGTTGAAAGCCAGTGCCGCCTTCGCCGGCGCGTCCGCGATCGGATTTCCCTCGATCGTCAGCGGCCAGACCGAGAAGATCAAGATCGGCCACCTGACGCCGCTGACCGGCTTTCTCGGCGCGCTCGGCGCCTATGCCCAGCTCGGCATCCGCATGGCCGAGGAAGAGATCAACGCCGCCGGCGGCGTCATGGGCCGGCAGCTCGACATCACCTCGGAAGATTCGGTCAATCCCGCCACCGCCGCGACCAAGGCCCAGCGCATGCTCGACCAGGACGGCGTTGCCGTGCTGATGGGCGAGATCAATTCGGCCTCGGCGCTGACCATCATGCAGGTCGCCGAGCGCAACAAGCGGCTGTTCATGCAGATCGGCGCGCGCTCCGACGCTTTGCGCGGCAAGAACTGCAACAAATACACCTTCCATGTCGACATCCCCTCCACCGTGATGGTGAACGCGGTCGGCAAGGCGCTGGTGCGCGACAACATGATGAAGGACAAGAAATTCTACACGCTGACCGCCGACTACATCTTCGGTCACGATCTGGCGCGTGCCGCCAAATCCTTCTTCGACGCCAACGGCGGCAAGCTGATCGGCGATGAGCTGGTCGCCACCGACGTCACCGACTTCAGCCCGTATCTGCTGAAGATCCGCCAGGCCAAGCCGGACGTGGTCTGCTCCAACCTCGCCGGCAACCAGGTCACCAACCTGATCAAGCAATATGCCGAGTTCGGCCTGCCCTACCCGATCGTCGGCTTCAATCTCAACACCGCCGATGCCTGGGCCGCCGGCGACGGCAATCTGAGCGGCACCTGGCCGACGGTCTGGTACCACACGTCGGACGTTCCGGCGTCGAAGACGTTCGTCGCCAACTTCATCAAGAAGAACGGCAAGCCGCCGGAAAACCATGCCTGGATCGAATATGTCTCGCTGAAGATGATGGCGCAGGCCATGAACGAGACCAAATCGACCGACACCGACAGGCTGATCGCCTACTTCGAGAAGGAAACCCAGTTCGACATCCTGAAGGGACGCAAGGCCTATTTCCGCTCGTGGGATCACCAGTTGATGCAGGAAGCCTATCCCTTCACGGTCAAGGCCAAGGGTCAGGCCAAGGACAAGTGGGACACGCTGGACCTTGGCGCCGCGATTCCCGGACCGAATGAATCGCTCGAGAGCATTGCCCTGACCAAGGAGCAGAATCCCTGCTCGATGTAAGCCTTCAAGTTCCAAACCTTCAAGTTCTAAGCCTCGAAGTTTACGTCTGATCGCCACCGCAGCCGAGGCCCGTGCCTCCGGGACAACGCATGCAATTCGGATTCCTGCTGGAACAGGTGGTCAATGGCCTCGTGCTCGGCGGCTATTATCTGCTGATCGCGCTCGGCCTGTCGCTGATCTTCAGCGTCGGCGGCATCGTCAATCTGGCGCACGGCGCGTTCTATGCGCTCGGCGCCTACGCTTCGATCGAGATCACCAGGTATCTCGGCTTCGGCCCGGCGATCGTGCTGTCGCCGGTCGCCGTCGCCCTGCTCGGCATCCTGTTTGAGCGGTTCATCCTGCGCCGGTTCTACAGCGCCGATCCGATCCTGAGCCTATTGGTGACGTTCGGTCTTGCCATGGTCACCGAACAGGCGATCCGGATTCTATGGGGCGCGGCACCGTTGCCGGCCTCGATTCCACCTGCGTTTCGCGGCTCGATCATCCTCGGCGACTTCCTGTTCTCGCGCTACCGCCTGCTCATTCTCGCCGTCGTCGCTTTGGTGCTGCTCGGTATCTGGCT harbors:
- a CDS encoding SDR family oxidoreductase, with protein sequence MLLAGKKVVVVGGSSGIGLSTAEMAKREGADVIIASRNVDRLDKAADALNAIAIPADVTSDESVASLFRSSGPVDHVVVTAAQLRTGPFKTVTMEDVRGTMEGKFWGAWRVAKHAEIRAGGSLTLVSGFLSVRPRPNSAIVSAANGALESLSRALALELAPVRVNCVSPGIIDTPIRAAMPEEARRDMLAKTAASLPVGRVGVGEDIARQILSFMANGFATGATVYIDGGALVI
- a CDS encoding cupin domain-containing protein, with the protein product MASDNNGAFIRNIAEVPWREFPNHFGGALSKPLVMPETAGSRYIDYRISMYQPMAHVARHKHQVQEQIYHVLEGEGLMEIAGKNHVVRKHDFIFLPPGVEHAISNSGLTDLVFLVITSPVTDDEKPV
- a CDS encoding ABC transporter substrate-binding protein, which translates into the protein MTRYSRRMLLKASAAFAGASAIGFPSIVSGQTEKIKIGHLTPLTGFLGALGAYAQLGIRMAEEEINAAGGVMGRQLDITSEDSVNPATAATKAQRMLDQDGVAVLMGEINSASALTIMQVAERNKRLFMQIGARSDALRGKNCNKYTFHVDIPSTVMVNAVGKALVRDNMMKDKKFYTLTADYIFGHDLARAAKSFFDANGGKLIGDELVATDVTDFSPYLLKIRQAKPDVVCSNLAGNQVTNLIKQYAEFGLPYPIVGFNLNTADAWAAGDGNLSGTWPTVWYHTSDVPASKTFVANFIKKNGKPPENHAWIEYVSLKMMAQAMNETKSTDTDRLIAYFEKETQFDILKGRKAYFRSWDHQLMQEAYPFTVKAKGQAKDKWDTLDLGAAIPGPNESLESIALTKEQNPCSM
- a CDS encoding DUF1045 domain-containing protein codes for the protein MATYPRYAIYYADAPDSTLDRFGASLLGYDAYGGEELPFPDGVPPDWRELTQDPRKYGFHATLKAPMTLAPGRTEAQLVAACELFADAARPVPLIRPVVGSISGFIAVIPAEPSPELERLAADCTRAFDFFRAPLTPEDRARRNPAKLTARQCGYLDRWGYPYVMEEFRFHMTLTGRLPAERRGAVVAMLQSRFVAIEVATLEIDRIALFRQDDTASRFGIIGHWPLRASS
- a CDS encoding branched-chain amino acid ABC transporter permease, whose translation is MQFGFLLEQVVNGLVLGGYYLLIALGLSLIFSVGGIVNLAHGAFYALGAYASIEITRYLGFGPAIVLSPVAVALLGILFERFILRRFYSADPILSLLVTFGLAMVTEQAIRILWGAAPLPASIPPAFRGSIILGDFLFSRYRLLILAVVALVLLGIWLLLHKTSFGRVVRAGIQRPDMVAALGIRLQPYMTAVVMLGVGMAALGGAFQAPITNVHPAMGAEIITVAFVVVVIGGLGSFWGVVISALLVGVVRGITIHFEPAAGEASIYVLMFLVLLVRPRGLLGERIEKFE
- a CDS encoding alpha-D-ribose 1-methylphosphonate 5-triphosphate diphosphatase; this encodes MTDMLIEGGRVLLGQEIVETTLRLAGREIVSVGSDHSRGSSGIDADGLLVLPGIVDLHGDAFERQMMPRPGVDFPIDVALVDSDRQAISNGITTVFHATTWSWEPGLRSADNAGRLLEAIEAMRPQLAADTRFHLRHETYNLDAETEIMEWLAEGRVDLFAFNDHMDSTVASLAKPQKRSRMMERTGLSGEAFDCLVERVVARAHDVPASIARLAQAARDANVRMLSHDDDSPEMRRAFRSHGVGIAEFPVNEETAREAASAGDFIVFGAPNVVRGGSHTGWTRASDMIAKGLCSVLASDYYYPAPLLAAFRLAADGVLPLAEAWQLISSAPAQAVGLTDRGTLAAAQRADILLVDNTLPLRPRIVAVISAGRLVHLTEANRLAHAPVARKAVAAA
- a CDS encoding IclR family transcriptional regulator encodes the protein MTSRTKLKTSDKPASPRKTSVARLVQSTEQNIDDDAEDRARSGVQSLGRAFAILEEVARHREGIGLAELSKLVGLHNSTTFHLAKTMVSLGYMRQERDSKRYRVGRPLFALAASALDEIEMVNLATPVLEDLSRESGESGHFAVRMGDSVVVIARTSGAGAFQLTDRVGVVRPAHCTALGKIILASLRPDQLKRFLERVELKPSTKKSITDPSALLREITEIRRDAIAFDDGEFNAEVRCVAVPVYNFTGEVIGALGISGPIWRMTDQVLQSRAKLVQTAAKRLSAEFGARDIAKSS
- a CDS encoding thiamine pyrophosphate-binding protein, with amino-acid sequence MSGNTLNGAQVIVDYLIQEKVPQVFGLCGHGNIQFIDALYERSADIKTISTHHESVAGFMADVYYRVSGKVTATFTSCGPGSAQLPIALATAYLDSVPFLAVTGNVPTSQFNRGAFQEMYRQNQADFPSTVRGICKRVFQPTRGEMVPLAVRQAWKTMVTGRPGPVVLDVPYDVFMESAAEEAPDAKAWNGNISSRCGADPESVVKAVDMLLGAERPVIFVGQAIRHGGAAGELLQLAERLQIPVAASMSGLGAIDTLHPLSLGMVARGGHYQANHATRQADVLLSLGARFDDRTSSSWIPGYSFTIPPTRLIHVDIDPDEIGRNYPVALGLMADIRTFLRQVLAELDRRKDLTKKAEARKKWLAQIEGYRKEWDKLVAPGFTDDTQPINPQRAAFEIQRGLPDDAILVSDIGVHHNWLLGYCKPRRPDSMIGCMAFGSMGFGVAGVLGAKFAAPDRPCVSVCGDGAFFMQANVLGTAVEYNLPCVWVVWNNYAYASIRGLQRGYMGGRELATDFHDPITGQRYNPDFAAMARSCGVDGVRIDRAADLAEAIRRGIAANRPYLIDVDIAADINPAGAGIWELPGLGQSKPAIGTRYEPV